From a single Collibacillus ludicampi genomic region:
- a CDS encoding malate:quinone oxidoreductase, translating to MSNENKTDVILIGAGIMSATLGTLLKELAPEWEIKVFEKLAMAGKESSNEWNNAGTGHAALCELNYTPEKSDGSIDIRKAIKVNEQFQLSKQFWSYLVNRNLIRNPKDFIMPIPHMSFVQGEKNVAFLKKRFEALSNIPLFKGMEFSDDPAKLREWFPLIMEGRKVNEPIAATRIDSGTDVNFGALTRMLFDHLKRKNVEINYKHQVKDIKRASDGSWKVKVHDLVSGEIEYHTAKFVFIGAGGGSLPLLQKTGIPESKHIGGFPVSGLFMVCKNPKVVAMHHAKVYGKAKVGAPPMSVPHLDTRYIENQKTLLFGPFAGFSPKFLKTGSYFDLIRSIKLDNILTMLAAGIKEMALTKYLIQQVMLSNEQRMEELREFIPTAKSEDWDIVVAGQRVQVIKDTKEGGKGTLQFGTEVVCAADGSIAALLGASPGASTVVHVMLEVLEKCFPQHMMEWEMKIKEMIPSYGVSLVENPDLLQEIHTSTAQTLGLTEKELVYS from the coding sequence ATGAGCAACGAGAATAAAACAGACGTTATCTTAATTGGTGCTGGAATCATGAGCGCGACTTTGGGAACATTGCTGAAAGAGTTAGCACCGGAATGGGAAATCAAAGTGTTTGAGAAACTCGCAATGGCAGGTAAAGAAAGCTCAAACGAGTGGAATAATGCAGGTACGGGACATGCTGCACTATGCGAGCTGAACTATACCCCCGAAAAATCTGACGGATCTATCGATATTCGCAAAGCTATTAAAGTGAATGAACAATTTCAGCTTTCAAAACAGTTTTGGTCTTATCTTGTAAACAGAAATCTGATTCGGAATCCGAAGGACTTTATCATGCCAATCCCTCATATGAGCTTCGTACAAGGGGAAAAGAATGTAGCGTTTTTGAAAAAACGTTTTGAAGCGCTTTCAAACATCCCCTTGTTTAAAGGTATGGAATTTTCTGATGACCCTGCAAAATTGAGGGAATGGTTTCCGCTTATCATGGAAGGCCGTAAAGTGAATGAACCGATTGCGGCCACGAGAATCGACTCTGGAACAGATGTCAACTTTGGTGCATTAACACGCATGTTGTTTGACCACTTGAAGCGTAAAAACGTCGAGATCAACTACAAGCATCAAGTGAAGGATATTAAACGTGCGAGCGACGGCTCGTGGAAAGTGAAAGTGCATGATCTCGTTAGCGGTGAAATCGAATACCATACGGCAAAATTCGTTTTTATCGGCGCGGGGGGCGGAAGTCTGCCTTTGTTGCAAAAAACCGGTATTCCTGAGTCAAAACATATTGGAGGATTCCCAGTAAGCGGACTGTTTATGGTATGTAAAAATCCGAAAGTCGTAGCCATGCACCATGCAAAAGTATACGGTAAAGCTAAGGTTGGTGCTCCTCCAATGTCTGTTCCCCATCTTGATACAAGATATATTGAAAACCAAAAAACATTGCTGTTTGGACCGTTTGCCGGCTTCTCACCAAAATTCTTGAAAACGGGTTCATATTTTGATTTGATCCGTTCCATAAAACTGGATAATATCTTGACGATGTTGGCGGCAGGTATAAAAGAGATGGCATTGACAAAGTATCTGATCCAGCAAGTGATGTTATCGAATGAACAGCGCATGGAAGAATTGCGTGAGTTTATTCCGACCGCCAAAAGTGAAGATTGGGATATCGTGGTAGCTGGCCAACGTGTGCAAGTGATCAAAGATACAAAGGAAGGCGGTAAAGGAACACTTCAATTTGGTACGGAAGTTGTATGTGCCGCTGATGGATCGATCGCTGCGTTGCTCGGCGCTTCTCCGGGTGCTTCTACTGTCGTTCATGTTATGCTGGAGGTATTAGAAAAATGTTTCCCGCAACATATGATGGAGTGGGAAATGAAAATAAAAGAAATGATTCCTTCTTATGGCGTGTCACTCGTGGAAAATCCAGATCTTTTGCAAGAAATTCATACTTCTACGGCGCAGACGCTTGGTCTAACCGAAAAAGAACTGGTCTATAGTTAA
- a CDS encoding LysR family transcriptional regulator codes for MDLKTLKTFQMIVNFGSFIRAAEEMNYAQSTVTMQIQKLESDLGVQLIERGKKIRLTEAGRLFYEQSLQIVKNMEQLLTNLSNIRLGEAGNIRLGVTEPTASYRLPDILKRFLSHYPKIRISVDIANTPTLSERLLKGDLDMALCSAPDLGSDLYFEPLFKEEFVVLMPENHPLAQKEVIAPDDIRGHRLLITSATCPYRRKLEMVLQESGNISLDTMEIGSMTALKYYVESGLGIALVPNTVLKTVPIGTTVRTINGSLIDMTFGILCKTSEYPLKLASSKLYRFLKQELYKRSVDIL; via the coding sequence TTAAAACATTAAAAACGTTTCAAATGATAGTGAACTTCGGGAGCTTTATCCGTGCAGCTGAAGAAATGAATTATGCTCAATCCACAGTCACGATGCAAATCCAAAAACTTGAATCCGACTTGGGCGTTCAGTTGATCGAACGCGGGAAAAAAATTCGGTTAACAGAAGCCGGAAGACTGTTTTACGAACAAAGTTTGCAAATTGTAAAGAATATGGAGCAATTGCTAACGAACTTGTCTAATATTCGATTAGGTGAAGCGGGAAATATTCGTTTAGGGGTTACGGAGCCAACTGCCAGCTATCGATTACCTGATATCTTGAAGAGGTTTTTATCTCACTATCCGAAAATCCGTATCTCCGTGGACATTGCAAATACGCCAACGTTGAGTGAACGACTTCTCAAAGGGGACCTTGATATGGCTCTTTGCTCGGCGCCCGATCTGGGTTCTGATCTTTATTTTGAACCGTTATTTAAGGAAGAGTTTGTGGTCTTGATGCCGGAGAACCATCCGCTTGCTCAAAAAGAGGTTATTGCGCCGGATGATATTCGGGGACATCGTCTTCTCATTACTTCAGCAACCTGTCCGTACCGCAGAAAACTTGAGATGGTGTTGCAGGAATCAGGGAACATTTCATTAGACACGATGGAGATAGGGAGTATGACGGCTTTGAAATACTATGTCGAAAGCGGATTAGGTATTGCCCTTGTTCCAAATACTGTATTGAAGACAGTTCCTATAGGAACCACGGTACGGACTATCAACGGTAGTCTCATAGATATGACTTTCGGCATCCTCTGCAAAACATCAGAATATCCATTGAAGCTGGCAAGCTCAAAGCTTTATCGATTTCTCAAGCAGGAGCTTTATAAACGATCGGTTGATATTTTATAG
- a CDS encoding sigma-70 family RNA polymerase sigma factor, with the protein MNNSNELNQLVSLSLAGDREAFSEIYEQTIGNVYKTVHFLLEDKSDLEDVVQEIYIQLHKSLARFDITKSFHSWLMGIVIRQVNSNRRKKWMRFRITNKNMEQPQILIEPDFSDGVVDNLSNEQLLNTIQHLPFKLKQVIILHYLNDYSQEEVAKILDIPLGTVKSRINSALTKLRQKKESSVNLLRKVENQHEF; encoded by the coding sequence ATGAATAATTCGAATGAACTTAATCAACTCGTCAGCCTTTCATTAGCTGGTGATCGAGAAGCCTTTAGTGAGATTTATGAACAAACGATTGGGAATGTTTACAAAACCGTTCATTTTTTGCTCGAGGACAAATCGGATTTAGAGGATGTGGTACAGGAGATTTACATTCAACTACACAAATCTCTAGCCAGATTTGATATAACCAAATCTTTTCATTCATGGTTAATGGGAATTGTGATTCGGCAGGTTAATTCCAATCGCAGAAAGAAGTGGATGCGATTTCGAATTACAAATAAAAACATGGAACAACCCCAAATCTTAATTGAACCTGATTTTTCCGATGGAGTTGTAGATAACCTGTCGAATGAACAGTTACTTAATACAATCCAGCATCTACCGTTCAAATTAAAGCAAGTGATTATCCTTCATTATCTGAACGACTATTCACAGGAGGAAGTCGCGAAGATTCTTGATATTCCACTAGGAACGGTGAAATCTAGAATCAATTCAGCTTTAACAAAACTACGGCAAAAAAAGGAGAGTTCAGTAAATCTTTTAAGAAAGGTGGAGAATCAACATGAATTTTGA
- a CDS encoding DUF3600 domain-containing protein, which translates to MNFENQIRSVLQENAQKIKPSAELKEKILSRIEFKNGGAKMKKRLIAGALVAVFLIPSGAFAYSYLVDQVYGSKENFIQAGGNQKGYEHLESKLQRAKSTLSAEEFGQFILLLKDMAYYNVKMADIHGNLHPERLSAEDQKKYEQIKKEIQPYFDKLNSAHSVDTKVINH; encoded by the coding sequence ATGAATTTTGAAAATCAAATTCGTAGTGTCTTACAGGAAAATGCTCAGAAGATTAAACCATCAGCCGAATTGAAGGAAAAAATTCTAAGTAGGATTGAGTTTAAAAATGGAGGAGCTAAAATGAAAAAACGATTGATAGCAGGAGCATTGGTTGCAGTGTTTTTGATTCCATCAGGGGCGTTCGCGTATTCTTATCTCGTCGACCAAGTATATGGTTCTAAAGAAAACTTCATTCAAGCTGGTGGAAATCAAAAAGGTTACGAACATTTAGAATCGAAACTCCAACGAGCAAAATCAACGTTGAGTGCGGAGGAATTTGGGCAATTTATACTACTGCTTAAAGATATGGCTTATTACAATGTAAAGATGGCAGATATACATGGGAATCTGCATCCTGAACGTTTAAGTGCCGAAGACCAAAAGAAATATGAGCAAATCAAAAAGGAAATACAACCTTACTTTGATAAGTTGAACAGTGCTCATTCTGTTGATACTAAAGTTATAAATCACTAG
- a CDS encoding zinc ribbon domain-containing protein yields MLQSKIAMISSNPKLVGKLCDLIGSMPNIDFSTMGGLFFWDTLAESGGWKLQKNKFTDHCRLLDPNNIRRAWGSERAMMSALEKLHSTTASNSQTSKSDSRKVYCPECGERVPEGKFCKECGSRME; encoded by the coding sequence ATGCTTCAATCGAAGATAGCTATGATCTCCTCAAACCCTAAACTAGTAGGTAAACTGTGTGATCTTATTGGTTCAATGCCGAATATTGACTTTTCAACTATGGGTGGACTTTTCTTTTGGGACACATTAGCCGAGTCAGGTGGATGGAAACTTCAAAAGAATAAATTTACTGATCACTGCAGACTTCTCGATCCGAACAATATTAGAAGGGCTTGGGGATCAGAGAGAGCAATGATGAGCGCCTTGGAGAAGTTGCACTCTACTACTGCTTCCAATAGTCAGACAAGTAAATCGGATAGTAGGAAAGTTTATTGTCCAGAATGTGGTGAGAGAGTACCAGAAGGTAAGTTTTGTAAGGAATGCGGATCGAGGATGGAATAG
- a CDS encoding IS4 family transposase, producing MDKDKDTLLSAFGKWVEPLFQCNFQEKVDQNQQDKYAKKLTTKSYVLLFLHAILQKRESLRAVAADILNPHMQEFLQLDSISYSQLSRKHRQVDTDLLAHLFFSLVGKIQCMAANPAGRKPYKIIDSTTISLCLSKYRWASFRKTKAGIKIHVSLAFVDHDEVYPEQIRLTTAKPNDITQMDSLIDDSEAIYVFDRGYVDYKKFDDYCRRGIGFVTRLKDNATFYLLESQVLHESPVLADTKVLLGSPQKPMDHVLRLVEAKDSQGNDIRIITNCFDLSAEEISDIYRTRWAIELFFKWMKQHLRIKTFYGLSETAVWNQVYLALITYCLMILMKMQIQTTKSLLELLRSLKAFLWCDYIEWFKYNRSSKKRRR from the coding sequence ATGGACAAGGATAAGGATACCCTACTTTCGGCATTTGGTAAATGGGTTGAACCACTTTTTCAGTGTAATTTTCAAGAAAAAGTAGATCAAAACCAACAAGATAAATACGCTAAGAAGCTTACTACGAAATCTTACGTCCTGTTATTTCTGCACGCCATCTTGCAAAAACGTGAAAGTTTACGTGCCGTTGCGGCAGATATCTTGAATCCTCATATGCAAGAATTCTTGCAATTAGATTCCATCAGCTATTCGCAACTTTCACGGAAACACCGTCAGGTGGATACCGATCTACTCGCTCATCTGTTTTTTTCTTTAGTTGGAAAAATCCAATGCATGGCTGCTAACCCTGCCGGGCGGAAGCCATACAAAATCATAGACTCAACTACGATCAGTTTATGTTTATCAAAATACCGCTGGGCGAGCTTTCGGAAAACCAAAGCGGGAATAAAAATCCACGTGAGCTTGGCATTTGTCGATCATGATGAAGTCTATCCTGAACAGATTCGTCTAACGACGGCGAAGCCTAATGACATCACACAAATGGATTCCTTGATTGATGATTCGGAAGCCATCTATGTGTTTGATCGTGGTTATGTCGATTACAAGAAATTTGATGATTATTGCCGTAGGGGAATAGGCTTTGTTACCCGTTTGAAGGACAATGCAACGTTCTACCTTCTGGAATCTCAAGTGCTTCATGAGAGTCCTGTCCTTGCGGACACAAAAGTGTTGCTAGGATCCCCTCAAAAGCCCATGGATCACGTACTTCGACTGGTCGAGGCAAAGGATTCACAGGGCAATGACATAAGAATTATTACCAACTGTTTTGATTTGTCAGCAGAAGAGATCAGTGACATATATCGTACACGATGGGCAATCGAATTGTTTTTTAAATGGATGAAACAACATTTGAGAATCAAAACGTTTTATGGTCTCTCCGAAACGGCGGTTTGGAACCAAGTGTATCTTGCTTTGATCACCTATTGTCTGATGATTCTAATGAAGATGCAAATTCAAACTACCAAAAGCTTATTGGAGTTGCTTCGAAGTCTAAAGGCCTTCTTATGGTGCGATTACATAGAATGGTTCAAGTACAATAGATCATCGAAAAAAAGGCGAAGGTAA